A stretch of the Malus sylvestris chromosome 10, drMalSylv7.2, whole genome shotgun sequence genome encodes the following:
- the LOC126584661 gene encoding probable carboxylesterase 12: MATCYGLSMCLWPKPKTPPSFTNLSSPLFPLPSLPHRKPDTISLSSSSSASMDSALSNEVAQDFSPFLKIYKDGRVERLSGTDVVPTSLDPQTGVECKDAVISAETGVSARLYIPKTKITTNSTKLPLLIYYHGGGFCMGSPFCAYYHNYLTTLVAEANVVAVSVDYRKAPENPLPLGYDDSWAALGWVQSHIEGQGPEEWLNSYADFERVFFAGDSAGANIAHHMAVRLGHEGLVGVNLKGIILVHPYFWGSEPIEGETDVVENRARAEAIWRFAYPTTSGADDLLINPGKDPKLSKLGAERVLVCVAEQDALRQRGWYYSDLLRKSEWGGNVEVVESKEEDHVFHLNNPVGDNAVALLMKIASFLDQDI, translated from the coding sequence ATGGCAACATGTTATGGCCTATCCATGTGTTTATggccaaaaccaaaaaccccACCTTCATTCACAAATCTATCTTCCCCTCTCTtccctctcccttctctcccaCACAGAAAACCCGACACCATCAGCTTGTCATCGTCTTCATCTGCCTCCATGGATTCAGCCTTGAGCAACGAAGTGGCTCAAGACTTCTCTCCCTTCCTCAAAATATACAAAGATGGTAGAGTGGAGAGACTTTCAGGCACTGATGTTGTTCCCACATCACTCGATCCACAAACAGGCGTCGAATGTAAAGATGCCGTGATTTCTGCCGAAACCGGCGTGTCAGCCAGACTCTACATccccaaaaccaaaattaccacaAACTCAACAAAGCTTCCTCTCCTTATTTACTATCACGGGGGTGGATTTTGCATGGGGTCACCGTTTTGTGCCTACTACCACAACTATCTCACAACCCTAGTTGCCGaggcaaatgttgttgctgTCTCTGTTGATTACAGGAAGGCCCCAGAGAACCCTCTGCCTTTAGGGTATGATGATTCATGGGCTGCTCTCGGTTGGGTTCAATCCCATATTGAAGGGCAAGGGCCTGAAGAGTGGCTAAATTCATATGCTGATTTCGAAAGAGTGTTTTTTGCTGGTGACAGTGCTGGGGCTAACATAGCTCATCACATGGCTGTGAGATTAGGGCATGAGGGTTTGGTTGGTGTCAATCTCAAAGGTATTATTTTGGTGCATCCTTATTTTTGGGGGTCAGAACCAATTGAGGGTGAGACTGATGTGGTTGAGAATAGGGCAAGGGCTGAGGCTATATGGCGGTTCGCTTATCCGACTACTAGCGGAGCGGATGACCTGCTTATAAACCCGGGAAAGGATCCGAAGCTGTCGAAATTAGGGGCAGAGAGAGTGCTGGTTTGTGTTGCTGAGCAAGATGCGTTGAGGCAAAGAGGTTGGTATTATAGTGATTTATTGAGGAAAAGTGAGTGGGGAGGAAATGTGGAGGTTGTGGAGTCTAAGGAGGAGGACCATGTATTCCATTTGAACAATCCCGTTGGAGACAATGCTGTGGCTTTGCTCATGAAAATTGCTTCCTTCCTTGACCAGGATATATAA